The following proteins come from a genomic window of Alicyclobacillus dauci:
- a CDS encoding sulfite oxidase: protein MRLNRPYLITRSLCPENMESPIRFLRGPVTPTEYFYRRNHFTYPDLSAQSYQVHIDGLVNRPRTFTFEEIRSLKSREVTTVLECAGNRRNYFRPRVYGERWEDGALSQGVWQGVFLGTLLAAVGMQDNVREIVFTGWDHGESNNVPGQYHFQRSLPLNAALDPDTIIAHSYNGLSIPVKHGHPLRLIVPKWYAMASVKWLKQITAIGDSFGGPFQTVDYNYYPDPVTDVGKYPVTTMHVNSVIQYPLDYSVLRLGIHQVEGIAWTGKGMITKVEVSLDNGMTWSEAFLKQSTSRYSWREWLFPWEVSEVGTYTIIVRARDSSGRIQPFVPMWNRMGYGYNGMSKVHVKILI from the coding sequence TTGAGGTTAAATCGCCCGTATCTCATCACCAGATCACTATGTCCAGAAAACATGGAATCCCCGATTCGTTTCCTTCGTGGCCCAGTTACTCCGACAGAGTATTTTTATCGCCGCAACCACTTTACCTACCCTGATTTATCGGCTCAATCTTATCAAGTTCATATTGATGGATTGGTTAATCGTCCGAGGACGTTCACCTTCGAAGAAATCCGTTCTCTTAAGAGTCGTGAGGTGACGACAGTTCTAGAGTGCGCTGGAAACAGAAGGAATTACTTTAGGCCCAGGGTGTACGGAGAAAGGTGGGAAGATGGTGCTCTTAGTCAGGGAGTGTGGCAGGGCGTTTTCCTTGGGACGCTGTTGGCCGCTGTAGGTATGCAGGATAACGTACGAGAAATTGTTTTTACAGGTTGGGACCATGGTGAATCAAATAACGTACCTGGACAGTACCATTTTCAACGTAGTTTGCCGTTGAATGCGGCCCTTGACCCCGATACGATAATTGCACACAGCTATAACGGTTTGTCGATCCCGGTAAAGCACGGACATCCATTACGGCTTATTGTCCCGAAGTGGTATGCCATGGCATCTGTCAAATGGCTAAAGCAAATAACAGCCATTGGTGATTCATTTGGGGGCCCTTTTCAAACGGTTGATTATAACTATTACCCAGATCCGGTTACGGATGTTGGGAAATACCCAGTAACAACCATGCACGTTAACTCTGTTATTCAATACCCATTAGACTATTCCGTATTAAGGCTAGGCATACACCAGGTTGAGGGGATTGCCTGGACAGGAAAAGGCATGATTACAAAGGTTGAAGTAAGTTTAGACAATGGGATGACTTGGAGCGAGGCCTTTTTAAAACAATCTACTTCCAGGTATTCATGGAGAGAATGGCTATTTCCATGGGAGGTTTCTGAAGTGGGAACGTATACAATCATTGTACGGGCACGAGACTCAAGCGGACGAATTCAACCTTTTGTACCCATGTGGAATCGCATGGGTTATGGGTATAACGGCATGTCAAAAGTACATGTCAAGATTTTAATTTAG
- a CDS encoding YqjF family protein, whose translation MENWSSSHRQFPIPNRPWVMKQSWMNLGFIHWPVPIHHIESMIPAELTLDTFEGQAWISLVPLRIVHMHARFVPAFGFHGFPEVNLRTYVVRDGRPGVFFFRLDAEHRLVAALGRRFLHVPYHDTSIHVDRQDEWIHYRLHPSGLSLSSSQLEFTIRPVSDVFESSKHSIDSWLTDRYCFYTTFRGRVYRGDIHHGPWALQTAEVAFHISSALVDYGFGSSQPVLAHFSRQQEVQVWPLTRS comes from the coding sequence GTGGAAAATTGGTCTAGCTCTCATCGACAATTTCCTATTCCGAACAGGCCATGGGTCATGAAACAGAGTTGGATGAACCTGGGCTTTATTCACTGGCCCGTACCAATACATCACATCGAATCGATGATCCCGGCTGAGCTCACTCTCGATACATTCGAAGGACAAGCATGGATCAGCCTGGTACCGTTACGAATCGTCCACATGCACGCTAGATTCGTTCCCGCGTTCGGCTTTCACGGATTCCCAGAGGTCAATCTTCGGACCTATGTCGTACGAGATGGTCGACCCGGCGTGTTCTTCTTTCGTTTGGACGCAGAACACAGGCTCGTCGCGGCACTTGGACGTCGCTTTCTGCACGTGCCGTATCACGATACTTCCATTCATGTGGATCGTCAGGATGAGTGGATCCACTACCGTCTTCATCCATCAGGTTTGTCCCTATCATCTTCTCAATTGGAATTTACAATCCGACCTGTTTCTGACGTGTTTGAATCCAGTAAACATTCCATTGATTCTTGGCTCACGGACCGCTACTGTTTTTATACGACTTTCCGAGGGCGAGTTTACCGCGGAGATATCCACCATGGACCATGGGCGCTGCAGACAGCAGAAGTGGCGTTCCACATAAGCTCTGCCCTCGTCGACTATGGGTTTGGCTCGTCTCAGCCAGTACTTGCACATTTTTCAAGGCAGCAGGAAGTTCAGGTGTGGCCTTTGACCCGGAGCTAA
- the rpoZ gene encoding DNA-directed RNA polymerase subunit omega, translated as MLYPSIDSLTDMFGSKFSIVIMAAMRARQLQAGAKRLSNVETSRNVTIALNEIHDKQISFYQTTEIPRRTK; from the coding sequence ATGTTATATCCCTCAATTGATTCATTGACCGACATGTTCGGTAGTAAATTCTCCATTGTGATCATGGCTGCTATGAGGGCACGCCAGTTACAAGCAGGTGCCAAACGGCTATCGAACGTTGAAACAAGTAGGAATGTAACCATTGCTTTGAATGAAATACACGACAAACAAATTAGCTTCTATCAGACCACAGAGATTCCAAGAAGAACGAAATAA
- a CDS encoding chorismate mutase, translating to MTDACSLKQFRTEIDSIDRSLIEFLAKRFELSLEIAMVKQKTDAPVFQPNRALEVKQHYLAMARSLGLDSEFALNLYKLIHDESCRVQVRSKTRFTNVDRDRTTTGQPELI from the coding sequence ATGACAGATGCATGTTCCCTGAAGCAATTTCGTACCGAAATCGACTCAATCGATCGATCCCTGATCGAGTTCCTCGCAAAGCGTTTCGAATTATCCCTTGAGATCGCGATGGTTAAGCAAAAAACGGACGCACCCGTGTTTCAACCGAATCGCGCACTTGAGGTGAAACAACACTATTTGGCCATGGCCCGTTCACTGGGGCTCGACAGTGAGTTTGCACTCAACTTATACAAACTCATTCACGACGAATCCTGCCGAGTGCAGGTCCGGTCGAAGACGCGTTTTACCAACGTTGATCGTGACCGTACTACCACCGGCCAACCAGAGCTAATATAG
- a CDS encoding CidA/LrgA family protein — protein MRNILGIGILVLMSLIGDAIAIVTHIKIPGSIIGLVLLLLLLQFRVVRLEWVQSGANVLLSQMLLFFVPSAVGVIQYLPLMQTEGLRLVLVIALSTIAVMIVSGGFTELFSTMKARRRHGH, from the coding sequence ATGAGAAACATCCTAGGTATCGGCATCTTGGTATTGATGTCGCTCATTGGTGACGCAATAGCTATCGTCACGCATATCAAAATTCCCGGAAGTATTATCGGCCTCGTCTTGCTTTTGCTCCTGTTACAATTTCGAGTGGTTCGACTGGAGTGGGTCCAGTCGGGTGCTAACGTCCTCTTGTCCCAGATGCTCTTGTTTTTTGTCCCATCGGCCGTGGGCGTCATTCAGTACCTTCCACTCATGCAAACGGAGGGCCTGAGACTGGTTTTAGTCATCGCCCTAAGCACCATCGCAGTCATGATTGTCAGTGGCGGTTTTACGGAGTTGTTCTCAACGATGAAAGCGAGAAGACGACATGGTCATTGA
- a CDS encoding rod shape-determining protein, with protein sequence MTIMIDFGTSTLRIRTSKREDTVAEASVVARRAEGVIVAGNDALKMEGRAPQSVDITRPIEAGAIKDADAAVLLLKTVVEQNFARLAALRMPMLIALPWDLSSVEQRGMEEVAHNAGAKNVKFFDSLVAAAIGADVPMDAPSGSLVVDLGAGTTEVGLLSMRGIVSARRMTRGMFGIDEEIMDAIRREYGFLVSRHAVEYVKNELLNEEKDEYEMTGRSLATGLPCKVQVRRDVFVAPLMSHYDQVIELVRGAIETCPPELVGDIMDKGVVLVGGGANGYRIEQALGDRIEVPVTLAQDPGSAVIRGLAKLAADENKNSGDIRHRALRMLKTS encoded by the coding sequence ATGACTATCATGATCGACTTCGGGACAAGCACACTACGGATTCGGACCTCGAAAAGAGAGGACACGGTGGCAGAAGCCAGTGTTGTTGCCCGAAGGGCGGAAGGTGTGATCGTTGCTGGAAACGACGCACTGAAAATGGAGGGGCGTGCGCCTCAATCAGTTGACATCACTAGACCGATTGAAGCTGGGGCCATCAAAGATGCTGACGCAGCAGTATTGTTGCTGAAGACGGTCGTTGAACAGAATTTTGCACGGCTTGCAGCATTGCGGATGCCCATGCTCATTGCCCTTCCGTGGGATTTGTCGTCCGTTGAGCAACGGGGGATGGAAGAGGTGGCTCACAACGCTGGCGCAAAAAATGTGAAATTTTTCGATTCACTGGTTGCGGCTGCCATCGGTGCTGATGTCCCCATGGATGCGCCGTCTGGATCACTTGTTGTCGATCTCGGTGCAGGCACAACAGAAGTCGGCCTGTTGTCCATGCGTGGTATCGTTTCCGCCCGTCGTATGACGCGTGGCATGTTTGGAATTGACGAAGAAATCATGGACGCGATTCGTCGAGAGTATGGTTTTTTGGTCAGTCGTCACGCGGTTGAGTATGTGAAGAACGAGTTACTCAACGAGGAAAAAGATGAATACGAAATGACAGGACGCAGTCTCGCAACTGGGTTGCCGTGTAAGGTTCAGGTCCGTCGGGATGTATTTGTCGCGCCGCTGATGTCGCACTATGACCAAGTCATCGAACTCGTGAGGGGCGCTATTGAAACTTGTCCACCAGAACTCGTGGGAGACATCATGGACAAGGGTGTCGTATTGGTCGGCGGTGGAGCAAATGGTTATCGGATTGAGCAAGCACTTGGCGACCGGATCGAAGTACCTGTCACCTTAGCTCAAGACCCAGGTTCAGCCGTCATCCGCGGCTTAGCTAAACTGGCTGCGGATGAAAACAAGAACAGTGGCGACATTCGGCATCGAGCCTTGCGTATGTTGAAGACGAGTTAA
- a CDS encoding LrgB family protein, protein MVIELASLVITVVFFILCRWIYKKTKFDVLTPILTTPILLVAVLLITRIPYANYRAGTNIVTYFLQPATVAFAVPLYQNIKLLQRNVVQMLVSILSGVVIAITAAFFLGKLLNVNLTLIKSMVPKSITTPIAMDVSTAIGGNPTLTAVFVIITALTGITIGPLVIRLLHIKTPIARGVLFGTSAHSAGTSKAFEYGAVEGAMSSISMIIAAIVTLFIAPYLVPAL, encoded by the coding sequence ATGGTCATTGAGCTCGCTAGTCTCGTCATCACTGTGGTGTTTTTTATATTATGCCGATGGATATACAAGAAAACCAAGTTTGACGTACTCACGCCCATTCTGACGACGCCTATTCTGCTTGTAGCAGTACTTCTTATTACGCGCATTCCCTATGCAAATTACCGTGCTGGCACAAACATCGTCACGTATTTTTTGCAACCCGCAACCGTGGCGTTTGCTGTGCCGTTATATCAAAACATAAAGTTGCTCCAACGGAATGTTGTGCAGATGCTAGTGAGCATCCTGTCGGGTGTCGTCATCGCGATCACGGCCGCATTTTTCCTCGGTAAACTGTTAAACGTCAACTTAACGCTCATCAAGAGCATGGTGCCAAAGAGCATTACGACACCGATTGCCATGGACGTATCGACAGCTATTGGCGGGAATCCTACGCTTACAGCAGTGTTTGTCATCATCACGGCGCTGACCGGCATCACCATTGGACCCCTAGTCATTCGACTATTGCACATTAAAACACCAATCGCGAGAGGTGTTTTATTCGGCACCAGTGCACACTCTGCCGGGACGAGTAAAGCATTTGAGTACGGTGCGGTGGAAGGTGCAATGAGCAGCATCTCCATGATTATCGCAGCGATTGTGACGCTCTTTATTGCACCGTATTTGGTTCCAGCGTTGTAG
- a CDS encoding ammonium transporter, protein MPQPSLSVGLNTIWVVLTASMIFFMEGGFALLEAGFIRSKNHVSIIMKVFADLIFGVFAYFVVGFGLMFGKDTLGLFGRSGFALSGSLSHLPTTIPHSAFWLFQSAFTVAAVSIVSGAVAERMNFKAYLLFAIIMTSVIYPISGHWVWAADGWLGKLGMKDFAGSTVIHAMAGFSALVAAQMVGPRIGKFDKNGRSQPFAPSNIPLAAIGTFILWFGWFGFNSGSTLNAEANDISQIAMNTLLASIAGGGSALLYTLFRNDKADVSATMNGILSGLVAITAGCAYVSPFAALIIGACSGVLMIWATTWFDILKIDDPVGAIAVHGVNGLFGTVMVGFFSQQGGLFTTGNIHLLAVQCLGAVTVSVWGMATTWGSLKLIRLVSPLRVTKSQEELGLDLSHHGLTATHVDLGVKTNSIPEHPILKKSHHTSFIRETVED, encoded by the coding sequence ATGCCACAGCCATCACTCTCCGTTGGACTGAATACAATATGGGTTGTGCTGACCGCCTCCATGATTTTCTTTATGGAGGGCGGATTCGCACTCTTAGAAGCGGGATTCATTCGCTCCAAAAACCACGTGTCCATTATCATGAAGGTGTTTGCTGACCTAATTTTTGGAGTATTCGCATATTTTGTAGTGGGATTCGGACTGATGTTCGGCAAAGATACATTAGGATTATTCGGACGATCCGGTTTTGCACTGTCCGGCTCCCTCTCTCACTTGCCGACGACCATCCCGCATTCTGCGTTTTGGCTGTTCCAGTCGGCATTTACAGTGGCAGCCGTCAGTATCGTCAGCGGTGCCGTAGCGGAGCGTATGAACTTTAAGGCCTATCTCCTATTCGCAATCATCATGACATCGGTTATCTACCCGATCTCTGGACACTGGGTGTGGGCGGCAGACGGGTGGCTTGGGAAGCTCGGGATGAAAGACTTTGCTGGTTCGACTGTCATTCATGCGATGGCCGGTTTTTCCGCCTTGGTAGCCGCTCAAATGGTCGGACCGCGCATCGGGAAGTTTGATAAAAATGGTCGATCACAACCGTTTGCACCCAGCAACATTCCCCTAGCCGCCATCGGCACCTTTATTCTCTGGTTTGGCTGGTTCGGATTCAACTCGGGAAGTACACTGAATGCAGAAGCAAATGATATATCACAAATTGCCATGAACACACTGCTCGCTTCCATTGCGGGCGGCGGAAGTGCACTTTTATACACATTATTCCGCAATGACAAAGCGGATGTCAGCGCAACGATGAACGGGATTCTTTCAGGTCTGGTCGCCATCACCGCGGGCTGTGCATACGTGAGCCCTTTTGCCGCGCTCATCATCGGGGCTTGTTCCGGTGTCCTGATGATTTGGGCCACCACCTGGTTTGACATCCTTAAAATTGACGATCCAGTCGGAGCCATCGCCGTTCACGGCGTCAATGGACTCTTTGGGACCGTCATGGTTGGCTTCTTCTCGCAACAAGGGGGTCTGTTCACGACCGGAAACATCCACCTTCTCGCCGTCCAGTGCCTGGGTGCAGTGACGGTCAGCGTGTGGGGTATGGCTACCACATGGGGTTCGCTAAAGTTAATTCGTCTCGTCAGTCCTTTACGGGTGACCAAGTCGCAAGAAGAACTCGGATTGGACCTAAGCCATCACGGATTGACTGCCACACATGTCGATCTCGGCGTTAAAACCAACAGCATTCCCGAACACCCCATCCTGAAGAAATCACATCATACGTCATTCATTCGTGAGACAGTCGAGGATTGA
- a CDS encoding GNAT family N-acetyltransferase produces MVVRDAVIEDLPYLLEIYNQAVRNSAATFDLEESSLEQRKVWFSHYSDSHPLIVCEVDGVVAGYASLSRFRDKAAYDKTVESSVYVDEAFHGQGIGKTLMREILQRAREIGHHVVIAGITGGNEASIKLHVSLGFEYIGCFKEVGFKFGRWQDVHFYQLLLS; encoded by the coding sequence ATGGTCGTACGCGATGCAGTCATCGAAGATTTGCCGTACCTGTTAGAAATTTATAATCAAGCCGTCCGCAACTCTGCGGCTACATTTGATTTGGAAGAGTCATCCCTTGAACAGCGCAAGGTGTGGTTTTCGCACTACTCAGATAGTCATCCACTTATTGTCTGCGAGGTTGACGGGGTGGTCGCTGGCTACGCCTCCCTATCTCGTTTTCGAGACAAAGCTGCCTATGACAAGACAGTTGAATCATCTGTATATGTTGATGAAGCATTTCACGGACAAGGAATAGGTAAGACCCTGATGCGGGAAATCCTTCAACGGGCGCGGGAGATCGGACATCACGTGGTTATCGCCGGGATCACAGGCGGTAACGAGGCAAGCATCAAACTTCATGTATCACTCGGCTTTGAATATATTGGGTGTTTCAAAGAAGTGGGGTTTAAGTTTGGAAGGTGGCAGGACGTACACTTTTACCAATTGCTCTTATCATAA
- a CDS encoding MFS transporter, giving the protein MVNFKTGALSSSQFRWFYFGRTISLFGSAMTPVALAFAVLQARQGQHLLGYILAAEIIPNVLMLLVGGSIADRYRRDRLILISNLGSGLSQTGIAVITLSGASLDWLFPLAIVNGVLGAFTSPAMRGIIPEIVNSKHIKQANTLLSTSRSAARMVGPTVAGVLVATVGGGWGIAVDAASFFIAAVCLTRVRISAHPAVAGSSLLQDMREGWSYFRRRRWIWSITAAFALMNLVQMGVWQVLGPIIAMNTFGSAGWGLTLGIKSVGLFTASIVMLRLQLRRPLRDCMIAIAISGIPMIVLGQGYGLPYLVIAAAFAGAGSTISGIAWDTSLQQAVPNDKLSRVCAFDDFGSYITIPIGEILAVPLAENLGYQTVATVGGIVFIIAALLPLTQRLVHQVTPENLLPLTPNVHEE; this is encoded by the coding sequence ATGGTCAATTTTAAGACAGGGGCACTCTCTAGTTCCCAGTTCCGATGGTTTTACTTTGGTCGTACCATTTCCTTATTTGGTAGTGCCATGACACCAGTGGCTCTAGCATTTGCCGTACTTCAAGCTCGACAAGGTCAACATCTGTTGGGATATATTCTTGCTGCAGAAATTATACCTAACGTTTTGATGTTGCTTGTCGGTGGCAGTATTGCGGATCGTTACCGTCGAGACAGGCTGATACTGATTAGTAACTTAGGTTCTGGACTATCGCAGACAGGAATTGCCGTCATCACCCTGAGCGGGGCGAGTCTAGACTGGCTTTTCCCGTTGGCCATTGTAAATGGCGTGCTGGGAGCTTTTACGTCACCGGCTATGCGAGGCATTATCCCAGAGATAGTGAATAGTAAGCATATCAAGCAGGCCAATACACTGCTGAGTACATCGAGAAGTGCTGCCAGAATGGTCGGACCAACAGTTGCGGGCGTATTGGTTGCAACTGTTGGTGGGGGTTGGGGGATTGCGGTGGATGCCGCTAGCTTTTTCATCGCCGCTGTTTGTCTGACACGAGTTCGTATTTCTGCTCATCCTGCGGTTGCTGGTAGTTCACTGCTTCAAGATATGCGCGAAGGCTGGTCGTATTTCAGACGTCGGCGTTGGATTTGGTCGATAACAGCTGCATTTGCGTTGATGAATTTAGTCCAGATGGGTGTGTGGCAAGTACTTGGGCCGATTATTGCCATGAACACGTTTGGTTCCGCGGGATGGGGACTGACACTTGGCATAAAATCAGTCGGTCTTTTCACCGCAAGCATAGTGATGCTCAGACTGCAGTTGCGGCGTCCGCTTCGTGACTGCATGATAGCCATCGCTATTAGTGGTATACCGATGATTGTTCTCGGTCAAGGTTACGGCTTGCCGTATTTGGTCATTGCTGCCGCGTTTGCAGGAGCTGGGTCGACGATTTCAGGCATCGCATGGGATACTTCATTACAACAAGCTGTTCCAAATGACAAACTCTCACGCGTATGCGCATTCGATGACTTTGGGTCCTACATCACTATCCCTATCGGCGAGATACTGGCAGTTCCATTGGCGGAAAATTTGGGCTACCAAACGGTCGCCACGGTCGGAGGCATCGTCTTCATTATCGCGGCACTTCTTCCTTTGACACAACGGTTGGTCCACCAGGTAACACCAGAAAATCTGCTTCCCTTAACTCCTAACGTCCATGAGGAGTGA
- a CDS encoding GNAT family N-acetyltransferase, whose amino-acid sequence MIRYETSVEAISVDMIADGFFEGWPNPPSKDVHMQILRRSSYVVLAVDDVTSNIVGFITAISDGVLCSYIPLLEVLPRYRRQGIGNQLVHTMIRQRVTTT is encoded by the coding sequence GTGATTAGATACGAGACCTCGGTTGAGGCCATTAGCGTGGATATGATTGCAGATGGTTTCTTTGAAGGATGGCCAAATCCGCCATCAAAGGACGTCCACATGCAAATATTGAGACGCAGCAGCTACGTCGTCCTTGCTGTGGATGATGTCACCTCAAATATCGTGGGATTCATTACTGCCATTTCGGACGGTGTTTTGTGCTCATATATTCCACTACTGGAAGTGTTGCCGAGGTACAGACGTCAAGGCATCGGTAATCAGTTGGTACACACGATGATTCGTCAACGGGTGACTACTACATGA
- a CDS encoding branched-chain amino acid aminotransferase, whose protein sequence is MADTLRIVLSDSKKEKPQANALGFGKYFTDHMFVMDYVIDKGWYDPRIIPFQNISLHPAAKVFHYGQTIFEGLKAYRTSDNRTLLFRPRKNLERLNLSNQRLCIPPVDETMVLEALKELIKIDEEWIPASEGTSLYIRPFVIATEPDLGVSPSTQYKLMIILSPVGAYYAEGVHPVKIYVENQYVRAVRGGTGAAKTAGNYASGLAAQEVAGGKGYAQVLWLDGVENKYVEEVGSMNVFFKINGEVVTPALNGSILNGVTRDSVIQLLKHLNVPVVERSISIDEVQSAYDNGVLEEAFGTGTAAVISPIGELNWRDRQMVINDGRIGEVAQQLYDQLTGIQTGRLDDPFGWTVEVK, encoded by the coding sequence ATGGCTGATACCCTTCGCATCGTATTAAGCGATAGCAAGAAAGAAAAACCTCAGGCAAACGCGCTTGGATTTGGGAAGTATTTCACTGACCACATGTTTGTGATGGACTATGTAATCGACAAGGGGTGGTATGATCCAAGAATCATTCCGTTCCAAAACATCAGTCTTCATCCAGCAGCTAAAGTCTTTCATTATGGCCAGACCATATTTGAAGGGCTGAAGGCATATCGAACTTCTGACAACCGTACTTTGCTGTTTCGACCACGTAAAAATCTGGAACGGTTAAACCTTTCCAATCAGCGTCTCTGCATTCCGCCAGTTGACGAAACAATGGTACTCGAGGCGTTAAAAGAGCTCATCAAAATAGACGAGGAATGGATTCCTGCAAGCGAAGGGACGTCGCTTTACATTCGTCCATTCGTGATCGCCACCGAACCCGATCTCGGCGTGTCACCGTCAACTCAGTACAAACTGATGATCATCCTATCACCAGTTGGTGCTTACTACGCAGAGGGTGTCCATCCCGTAAAGATATACGTGGAAAATCAGTACGTTCGGGCCGTCCGTGGTGGAACGGGAGCAGCAAAAACGGCAGGCAACTACGCTTCTGGACTCGCGGCTCAAGAAGTGGCCGGTGGGAAGGGATATGCGCAAGTGCTTTGGCTCGATGGCGTGGAAAACAAGTACGTCGAAGAAGTTGGCAGCATGAACGTTTTCTTTAAAATCAATGGAGAAGTGGTTACCCCGGCACTTAATGGAAGTATCCTCAATGGCGTGACAAGGGATTCGGTCATTCAGCTTTTGAAACATTTGAACGTTCCCGTGGTTGAGCGGAGCATTTCAATTGACGAAGTTCAAAGTGCTTATGACAACGGGGTGTTGGAAGAAGCCTTCGGAACCGGGACAGCAGCGGTTATCTCTCCAATCGGTGAATTGAACTGGCGTGATCGTCAAATGGTCATCAACGATGGGCGTATCGGTGAAGTTGCTCAGCAGCTTTACGACCAGTTAACGGGCATTCAAACTGGGCGTCTAGACGATCCGTTCGGTTGGACAGTGGAAGTAAAGTAA
- a CDS encoding IS1380 family transposase has product MNFNPRMKVNFDGGDLTSDAGLLLYKEFDHKLGLFEAVEDLLVVHDSVLHRDHPNSDVVLQKLYQHIAGYHTDDHADDLAVEPLLNAQLGKERLASQPTLSRFNDKADMETVKSLEHVNETLQRRVYAIKPQNQFVFDMDSSGFAAYGKQHGANFNYHYQQHGFHPLFCFDGLIGDCLRSELRAGNVFTSRQVVRFVGPVLKRYETWSPNSLIVIRGDSGFAVPGLFELAETNSHKYAIRLKSNARLQSIAQVMADPLLNPERLHERQVHYKEFMYQASSWEHARRVVVKMERPAGELLFQFTFIVTNMTLQPKNVIRFYCQRGHMENFIKEAKNGFACDKMSSTAFESNAVKLQIAMLAYNFNNWFRRLCLPEKTRSEVWIIVSLMRSFTLGRAIK; this is encoded by the coding sequence ATGAACTTCAACCCTCGGATGAAGGTGAATTTTGACGGCGGTGACTTGACCTCGGATGCTGGACTACTCCTATACAAAGAATTTGATCACAAATTGGGTCTATTCGAGGCTGTGGAAGACCTACTTGTAGTTCATGATTCGGTCTTACATCGTGATCATCCGAACAGTGACGTGGTTCTTCAGAAACTGTATCAGCATATAGCTGGCTACCATACTGACGACCACGCAGATGATCTAGCCGTTGAGCCGTTGCTCAATGCGCAGTTGGGAAAAGAACGCTTGGCCTCACAACCCACGCTGTCTCGTTTTAACGATAAGGCGGATATGGAGACTGTAAAATCTCTGGAACATGTGAATGAAACGCTGCAGCGCCGCGTGTATGCTATAAAGCCCCAGAATCAATTCGTCTTTGATATGGATTCATCCGGCTTTGCTGCTTACGGAAAACAGCATGGCGCGAATTTCAATTACCACTATCAGCAACATGGATTTCATCCGTTGTTTTGTTTCGACGGATTGATAGGTGATTGCCTGCGGTCCGAGCTCCGTGCGGGGAACGTGTTCACTTCCCGTCAAGTCGTCCGGTTTGTCGGACCCGTTCTGAAACGGTACGAGACATGGTCACCGAACTCGCTCATTGTCATTCGTGGCGACAGTGGATTTGCCGTTCCAGGACTGTTTGAGTTGGCAGAGACTAATAGCCATAAATATGCAATACGCTTGAAATCAAACGCCCGTCTACAGTCTATTGCGCAGGTCATGGCGGATCCACTGCTAAACCCTGAAAGGTTACATGAACGACAAGTTCATTACAAGGAATTCATGTATCAAGCATCCAGTTGGGAACATGCCCGCCGAGTGGTCGTTAAGATGGAGCGTCCAGCAGGAGAACTCTTGTTTCAATTCACATTTATCGTGACCAATATGACGCTGCAGCCCAAAAACGTCATTCGCTTTTACTGTCAGCGCGGTCACATGGAGAATTTCATCAAAGAAGCTAAGAATGGATTTGCTTGTGACAAAATGAGCAGTACGGCCTTTGAATCGAATGCCGTAAAACTCCAGATAGCGATGCTCGCATACAACTTCAACAACTGGTTTCGTCGGCTCTGCTTACCGGAAAAGACTCGCTCGGAAGTCTGGATAATCGTTTCTTTGATGCGATCGTTTACGTTAGGGCGGGCCATTAAGTAA